The genome window ATCACGCGCAGTGACTGATTTTGCCAAGGCACACGACGCAGTGCCCCTAGTCCAGTCCCATCCGTTTCAATCGCTTCAAAAGCCTTTTGCGGTTCTTGCCAGCGAGTTTGCTGAAGATCCTCTCCGCTGAGAAGATACCCAGAAACCTGTGAGCCTGCTTTGTCACCGAGCGCACCAAACAAGGCCCAGAGCTTAGCAGCCAGCTCCCATTTCTCGGCAATCCAAGTCATCGATTTGGAAACATCGAGGACCAGGTCAAGCTTGGGAGCCGCCTCGTGGTGGAATAGCTTCACCATCAGCTGATCCGTCCGCCCAAAGACACGCCAATTAATGTGCCGCACACTGTCGCCCTGTGAGAACACGCGCTGATCTAAATACTCCGTCGAACTCCCCGCACGTTGGTCTTGAAACGATCCATTCCGCTCCAGTCTACGCCGCCCAAACTGGCCAATCCGCCAGACACGAGACAGCTCAATACCCCAGGGCACCGCCGATTCGAAGACGTCAACTGGCTTGGATACGGGCATGATCAACGGACAATCGCTCCTCTTCCTGTTTTAGCCGACCGATCTGCCGAAGGGCCAGCCACAGGCAAAGCATGGATGTAATGATGAACTGCGTCACTGCAAAAGGGGTGCC of Opitutales bacterium contains these proteins:
- a CDS encoding DUF58 domain-containing protein; translated protein: MPVSKPVDVFESAVPWGIELSRVWRIGQFGRRRLERNGSFQDQRAGSSTEYLDQRVFSQGDSVRHINWRVFGRTDQLMVKLFHHEAAPKLDLVLDVSKSMTWIAEKWELAAKLWALFGALGDKAGSQVSGYLLSGEDLQQTRWQEPQKAFEAIETDGTGLGALRRVPWQNQSLRVIISDLLFPGSPAGPLDLAARGSESTAWLVPECPQEADPGCEGNVEFEDCEGGKLATH